AGGAGGGCGACGCCGGCCGCCGTGCCGACGTTGCGCGCCATCGTAAGCGTCCCGGACGCCAGGCCTGACTTCGCCAGCGGTACGGCGCTGACCACGGCCAGAGATGTCGTCGTCATCACAAGCCCGATGCCTGCGCCCCGGAACAGGAACGGCAACAGGAAGCCATCGAGGTAACGGCTCTCGACGCCAAGCGTGAGCAGGTAAAGAAACGAAGAAGCCACCGATATGGAGCCAGCCATTACCAGCAACCTCAGGTGGTGGCCAAGCTTCTGTCCCACGACGCCCCCGGCGGGCATCAGGAGCGCAACCAGCGCCGTGGAGGGCAGGAAGCCAAACCCTGCTTCCAGCGGCGTCATGCCCCAGAAGTTCTGCATGAAGAGGCTGGTGTACGGCTGGGACCCGAAGACGCAGGCCGAGAACAGGAATGCGCTCACGCAGGCCATGACGAATGTCCGGCTCCGGAACAGCGAGAGGTCCACGAGCGGCGCCCTCGTCCGGCTTTCCACGATGGCGAAGGCCCAGAGAACCGCTGCCGCGCCAACCAGGCAGCCCAGCACTGTAGCCGACGTCCACCCGTCCGCGTTGCCACGGGTAATGCCGAGCATTGCGAGCAGCAGGCCGCCCGAAAGCAATCCAACACCAGGCCAGTCGATGGCCCGCGACGCGCCTCCATCGCGCGATCGCGGCACGTAGCGGAAAGCCATGACCAGCGCCGCTAGCCCCACGGGGACGTTGACCAGGAACACCAGGCGCCAGTTGTCGCCGTGCACCAGCAGGCCGCCCAGGACGGGCCCGAGGACGAGGCCCAGGCCCGAGACGCCGCCCCAGATACCCACCGCGAGCCCGCGCTCCTCGGCGGGAAAGGCGTTCGTCACGATCGACAGGGTCGCAGGCTGCATGATGGCTGCGCCCACGCCCTGGACCACTCGGAACGCGATGAGGACGTAGACGTCCGTGGCCAGGGCACAGGCAATGGAGCTGGCAACGAAGAGCGCCAGCCCGGCCATGTACACCTCGCGCCGCCCGAGAATGTCGGCGAGCCGCCCGCCGGCGACAGGCACGACGCCGAGCGTGAGCACGAACCCGGAAACGATCCACTGCGCGGTCCCAAGGTCGACGTTCAGGTCCCTCGCCATCGCCGGCAACGCCACGTTGACCACGAAGGTGTTGACCATGAGCATGCCCAGCCCAAGGCACGAAGCAGCCAGCGTGAGCCAGCGGGAGGGGGAGGGCCGAACGGCAGGCAACGAGGCCAAGGTCCTAAGACACGCGGCGGGGCTGGAAGGACGGCTCGCGCCCTTCGATCTGGTCGATGTGCATGCGGGTGTGGCGGTAGACCGCCCTGAGCATCTGCAGCACCGTGAGGTTGCCGAAGCCCGTATTGCGCCCACGCCGCTCCAATGCGGGCTCCGGAATGCTCTCGACGAGGGCCAGCGTCTCGCTGTGTCTCGCCTCGATAGCCTGCAACAGTGCTTCCAGCGTCCTCGTCTCCAAGGGCGGCGGGAACGGGTTTTGCTCCTCCACCCGGCGGTACGTGGCCCACAATTCGGCCAGGTCCGGCTCGTCTTCGAAGGCGGCGCGCGTCGCCGCCTTCGCCCAGACGTCTTCGACGAGCAGGTGGTGCTCCAGTTGCTGGAGGGCTGTCCACTCGCCCGCGGCCGGAGGCGACGCGAGCTCACTCTCCGCCCGCCGCCTTACGACCGCAACCAGCTCGGCATGATGAGACCGCAGCTTGTCGATGAGGTCCTCCCGTTCGGGCGATCGTGCCGCCATGCCGCACCTCCGGAGTGCCTACAGAATCGTATAGGGAGTAGCGTTCACTATACCCTCAGTCATTGACGGAATGTCAAGTAGCTACCTAATCTTGTAGCAAGAATGCCCAGGCGCTATGCCTCTCAGGACTACTGCCCCGTCGCCCGGACCCTGGACGTCCTCGGTGACCGCTGGATGATCCTCGTGATCCGGGACCTCCTGCGCGGCGCCACGCGCTACACGGACCTCCAGGCCTCGCTGCGTGGCATTTCGCCAAACCTGCTGTCCGACCGCCTCAAGCGCCTCGAAGCTGCCGGCATGGTCGAGCGCGTCTTCTACAGCGACCACCCACCCCGGGCCGAGTATCGCCTCACCGAAAAGGGACGCGACTTCGGCGCGGTCGTCAGGGCCATGTACGCCTGGGGCAGCAAACACGCTCCGAGGCGCGCCGGCGATTTCGTGCCTGCCCACGAGCCGTCAACCTGACGGACAGACGCGAGGTCACGGGCTCCGCCGGCCAACCCTGGTGAGTAGCAGGCGACGACTCGACATGAGCCCGCGCGTTCGCGGGCACGGCGGACGGCCCACCGCCTGGATGCTACGCGCCGTGTCACAGGGTGTCTGATTCGAGCGCGCGGAGCGCAGAGCACGCCTCGCGTGTCTGAAGAACCTCGCCGCCCGCGCATACGCGGCCGGAGCCGCTGGGTGGGAGGAGCGGACTTCGCGGCCGGCCGAAACGGCTGCCGCGAGCGTTCTGGCTGACAGGCTGACTAGGCGAGAGGCCGGCTAGCCGCTAGATGTCCAGGTTGCGCACTTGGGCAGCGTGGGCCTGGATGAACGCCTTGCGCGGCGCCACGTCGTCGCCCATGAGGTGGCTGAAGAGCCGGTCTGCTTCCATGGCGTCCTCGATGCCGACGCGCAGGAGGATGCGGCGCTGCGGGTCCATCGTCGTTTCCCAGAGTTGCTCCGAGTTCATCTCGCCCAGGCCCTTGAAGCGCGTCGCGACCTTGGCCTTCTCCTTTTGGATCAGTTCGTCGCGCTCACGGTCGCTGTATACGTAGCGCGTGGCCCGCCCGACCTGCATCTTGTACAGCGGCGGCTGGGCGATATAGAGGTGGCCTTCGTGGATCAGCGGCTGCATGTGACGATAGAAGAGCGTCAGCAGCAGCGTCCGGATGTGGGCGCCGTCCACGTCCGCGTCCGTCATGAGGATGATGCGGTGGTAGCGCAGCTTCGAGATGTCGAAGTCCTCGTCGATGCCGGTACCCAGAGCCTTGATGATCGCCGCGATCTCGGCGTGGCCGAACACGCGGTCGAGCCGTGCCCGCTCGACATTGAGGATCTTGCCCTGGATGGGCAGGATGGCCTGGAAGCGGCGGTCGCGCCCGCTCTTGGCCGAGCCTCCGGCGGACGGCCCCTCTACGATGAACATTTCGCAGTTCTCGGGGTCGCGGTCGGAGCAGTCTGACAGCTTGCCTGGTAGCAGGGTGCCATCCAGCAGGCCCTTGCGGATGACCAGGTCGCGGGCCTTGCGGGCCGCCTCGCGCGCCCGCGCGGCGGTGATGCACTTCTCGATGATCCGCCGCGCGTCCGACGGGTGCTCCTCCAGGTACTGCGACAGGCCGTCGGCGACGGCCGTCTCCGTCTGGCCCTTGACCTCAGGGTTGCCGAGACGTGTCTTCGTCTGACCCTCGAACTGCGGCTCCAGGAGCTTCACGCTGATCACGGCGACCAGCCCCTCGCGCACGTCCTCACCCGTCAGGTTCGGGTCGTCGTCCTTGAGGAGCTTGTTCTTGCGGGCATAGTCGTTCAGCACACGGGTGAGAGCGCTGCGGAAGCCAGTCAGGTGGCTGCCGCCGTCGATGGTGCTGACCCCGTTCGCGAAGCTGAATGTCGCCTCGTTGAACGAGGAGTTGTACTGCATCGCGCACTCGATGACGGTGCCGTTGATTTCCTTCTCGATGTAGATCGGCCGCGGGAACAGGACTTCGCGGTCCTTGTTCAGATGGCGGACCAGGCTCTGGATCCCGCCCTCGAAGTGGAAGGTGACCTCGGTGTCATCGCGCTCGTCGTAGAAGGAAAGCCAGATGCCCTTGTTCAGGTAGGCTGCCTCGCGGAAGCGCTGCAGCAGGAGCGCGGAGTCGAAGGTGACGTCCTGAAAGATCTGGTCGTCCGGTATGAAGGAAGTCGTCGTCCCGGACTCGGCCAGCCCGCCCGTGTCCTGGCCCCGGTATAGCGACTCCTTGACCTCCCTCACCTCACTGGTGGGGATGCCGCGGGCATAGGTCTGGCGATAAATCTTCCCGCCCCGGCGCACTTCCACCCACAGCTCGCGCGAGAGAGCGTTGACCACGGAGGCGCCGACTCCGTGCAGGCCGGTGGAGACCTTGTAGGCCTCGCCGCCGAACTTGCCGCCGGCGTGCAGCACCGTCATCACGGTCTCGAGCGCGGACTTCCCCGTGCGGGCATGCGTGTCGACGGGGATGCCCAGGCCGTTGTCGCGGACGGTGACCCAGCCATCTTTCGAGATATGTACCCAGATGCGGTCGCAGCGTCCGGCCATAGCCTCGTCGATGCTGTTGTCGACGATCTCCGTGACCAGGTGATGCAGGCCGCGCTGGTCGGTGCCGCCGATATACATGCCGGGGCGGCGCCGCACCGCTTCCAGTCCTTCGAGGACCTGAATATCGCGCGCGGTATATTCGAGCTCGGTGGCGGGTTTCCGTTCTGCTGCCATAGTTTGGGATGGCCTTCCCGGCGGGGAGGCTATCTTCTTAACCTCGTCCTGGTCGGTGTTCGCTCCCTGTTAGCCAGGGAAGGTCAAGGGGAGATGCCAGGGGCACACTGCATTCTAGCACAAATTGATGTTCAGCGTATACGCATGCCTTCGCAGACGAAAACGCCTGCAGCGTTGCCGGCCGATCTCTCTGCGGAAACATCCGGCTTCTCGCTGCTATATTCTCAACGTGGGCCTTCTGCAAAAGCTCCGCAATTTCCTCCCTCTTGGCCGTCCCCTTATTCCGAGGGACCCGATCTCCTACCGGGCGATTGGCGTTGTCCGTAACCGTGTCTCCGAGTACAGGACCGCGGGCTGGGAGGATATCCGCTCCGACATCTTCCTGCGCGAAGATTTAGCGCCGGCCCTAGAAGGTATCGAGGGCTTCTCACACGTCATCGTGGTGTTCCATATGCACACGGTATCCGACGATGATCGTCGCCTGCTGACCCTGCCGCTCGCCGGCGAAAATGCCGGCGAAATTGGCCTTTTCGCGACCCGCATCGCGGTCCGGCCGAACGCTGTCGGCGTCAGCGCCGTGCCCGTGGTCTGGAGGCGAAAAAACGTCCTCCGCGTGCGCGGGCTGGACGCCCTCAACGGGACGCCCGTCCTCGACATCAAGCCTTACCTGCCGCCGTATGATTCCATCCCCGGCGCAACGCTACCGGCATGGGCGCAGCAGGCGATGCAGCGGTGAGCCCCGCCCGGCCGGTTAGGCCCCGGGCTTTCTCCCGTGGGCGCCCGGAGGCCCGGAAAGATGAGGCCAGCCTCCTCGCGGAGGTCTTCGAGCGCCTGGAGGCCCGATATGACCTTGACCGTTGGCACTGGCGTGAAGACACGCCGGCCTTCGATATCTGCGTTGGGGCGATCCTGGTCCAGCACACGGCCTGGTCGAACGTCGAGAAGGCCATCGAAGGGATGCGCGCCGCCGGCGTCTTTAGGCCGGAGAGCCTGCTCGCCCTCCCGGAGGACGATCTCGCCCCTCTCGTCCGGCCCGCCGGCATGCCGGCGACCAAGGCGCGGCGCCTCAAGGCGTTCTTGGCCCTCGCGGCCGGCTACGGGTCGCTGGAGCGGCTCCTGGCGCTGCCGGCTGACCGCCTCCGCGCAGCGCTGCTGGGGACGCATGGCATCGGGCCGGAGACCGCGGACGTGATCGTCCTCTACGCGTCGAAGCAGCTGGCGAAGGTACATGACGCCTACACCCAGCGCCTCATGCGCCGGCTCGGCGTCGGCCCGGAGCGCGACGGCTACGACGTCTGGGCACGCTGGCTAGCGGAACGGCTGCCGGCGGAGGTGCGCCTCTACCAGCGCTACCACGCCGCCATCGTCGTGCACTGCAAGGAGACCTGCCGGTCGCGCCCGAAGTGTGGGGAGTGTCCGCTGCTCGACCTCTGCGCCTACGGGCGTGTCCAGGTGCTCCAGGCGTAGCCCCTCCGTTGAGGCCGCGACACGCCTCCTCCCCCGGCGTGCGGCCCTGTTCCCACGGCGGCTGCCGTCGCTAATCTGTACCGGAGATGGACCTCGCCCTCATTGGTCTCGCCTCGTCCGGCAAGACGACGCTCCTGAAGGCGCTCGCGGCCGGGCACCTGCCCCACGGCGGCTCGCCGAACGAGCCCGCCGTCGCCGTCGTGAAGGTGCCGGACGAGCGCCTCGACAAGCTCGCGGCCCTCGTCCAGGCGAAGAAGACCACTTATCTGGAGATGCGTATCTTCGACTTCCCCTCTTTCTCCGTGGGCAAGAAGGGCCCGCCGCCTCAGCTCCTCGGCGCCCTATCGACCAACGACCTCCTCGTGCATGTCGTCCGCGCCCACGGCGACGCCGCGGTCCCTCATCCCCTCGGGTCCGTCGACCCGGCGCGCGACATCGCCGCCATGGACCTCGAGCTCGTCCTGGCCGATCTGGGCATCGTGGAGCGCCGGATCGACCGCCTCACGACTGAGATGCGCTCGCTCCCCGCGGGAGCGCGCGGCGCCCAGGAGCGCGAGATGGCCCTGCTCCAGCGCCTGAAGGCGGCACTGGAGGCCGAGAAGCCGCTCCGGTCTGCCGGTGTCACGGCGGAGGAGCGGAGCCTGCTCGGCGGCTTCAACCTGCTCACGCTCAAGCCCATGCTCATCGTCCTCAACATCGACGAGGCCGATGCCGGCCGGGCGGGCGAGATCGAGGGCGAGTACGCGGACGCCGCGGGCCAGAACGCTGCCGTGATAGCGCTGGCGGCGAAGGCGGAGGCCGACGTCGCGGAGCTTGGGCCGGAGGAGGCCGCGGAGTTCCGCAAGGAGCTTGGACTACCGGGGGAGCCCGCCGCGGCCCGCGTGCTGCGCGCGGCGGTATCCCTCCTGGGCCTTGTCACCTTCTTCACCGCAGGTGAGAAGGACGCTCACGCCTGGTCAGTCCCCGCCGGCACGACCGCCGTCAAGGCCGCTGGCCGCATCCACAGCGACATCGAGCGCGGCTTCATCCGCGCCGAGGTCATCGGCTGGCAGGAGCTCCTGGAGGCGGGCTCTCACGCAGAGGCCAGGAAGCGCGGCCGCCTCCGCCTCGAAGGCAAGACCTACGAGGTCCAGGACGGTGACGTGATCAACGTGCTGTTCAACGTGTAGTCTTCAGCAAGGCTCCGGCGCCGCGCCCGCCTCATCCCCTCCCCGTCCGGTGGCGCCCGACTAGTCGCACGGCGCCTCTCCTGACAGAATGACGGCATGGCAAGACTGCCCTACCTCAACCAGGAAGACCTCTCCGACGAGAACAAGCGCCTCCTGCAGCGCCCGGCGAACCTCTTCCGCCTCCTCGTGCACAGTCCGGAGGGTTTCCGGAACTTCTCCCGACTCGGCGGTTGGATCCGGAACGGCTCCACGCTCGACCCGCGCCTGCGCGAGCTGGCGATCCTGCAGGTCGGCTACCTGACCGACGCCGCATACGAGTGGACGCACCACATCAAGCTGGGCCGCGATGACTTCGGCGTCTCTGACGAAGACATCCGCGGCCTGGTGATGGAGACCCAGGGCGGCGGCTCGGCCCTGCCGCAGCTCGAGCGCCTGGTGCTGCGCGCGGCAAGGGAGATGACAGACGAGTTGCGGGTCTCAGATGAGGCTTTCGAGGGGTTGAAGCAGCATCTGTCGGACGAGCATATCGTCGACCTCTTCCTGACCATCGCCTACTACAACCTCGTCGTGCGGATGATCCACTCGCTGGACGTCGACCTCGAGCCCGAGTACGAGCGCATCCTCCAGGAGTTCCCGCTCGATGTCTGAGCGCGGCGGCGCGAATGCCCTTATCGCCGTCGAGGTCTTGCGCGCCGCGCGCGAAGGGAACCCCGTTGCTGTCGCGACCATCATCGCGGCGCCGGAGGACGCGCGGCCAGGGGCCGGGGACAAGCTGCTGGTCCGCCAGGACGGCTCTACGCTGGGCCACTTCCCCCGCGGGCTGCAGGAGGCCGTCATCGAGGACGCGCGTGCCGCACTGACCGCCTTCCCGCGCATCGCGACCCAGTCCTTCTACTACAGGCCCGAAGGCGGGCGCATTCACCGCCTCGAAGCCAGAGGCGGCGCGGACGCGTATGAGGTGATGATCGAGGTCACCGAGGCTCCGGCCACGCTCCTCATCGTCGGCGGCGGGCACATCGGGCTCTCCCTGGCGACGATGGGCGCCCACCTCGGCTTCTCCGTCGCAGTAGTGGACGACCGCGAGATGTACGCCAACGCCGAGCGCTTCCCGATGGCGGACCGCGTGATGGCCGGAGACGTTGCCGCGCACCTCCGGGCCTTTCCCATCTCCTCGAACACCTACGTCGTGCTCGTGAGCCGCGGCCACAAGGTCGATGAGCTAGCCCTACGCGAGGTTGTCGGCCGGGGCGCCGCCTATGTCGGCATGATCGGGAGCAAGCGAAGAGTCTCGACGGTCCTGCGCCATCTGGCCGAGGAGGGCTACCCGGTCGCCGACCTCGAGCGGGTCTACACGCCCATCGGCCTCGACATCGGCGCAGAGACCCCCGAGGAGATCGCGGTGTCCATCCTGGCGGAGATCATCATGGTGCGCCGGGGCGGCAAGGGCGGTCAGATGCGAGAGGGCCGGCCGCCCATCAGGGCTGGAGCGCGGGCCAGCTAAGACTGTCCCCGCACCAGGCGCAAACACGCACCCGTACGCGATCTACCGCGCGCCATGCCGCGGCGTGGCGTCCAGCAACACCTCGTCGCCCTGGTCGACGAGGTACCCCTGGCATGAGCGCGGCCCGCGCAGGCCGCTGGAGGCCGCTACACCGCGGCTATCGCATCCGCGACGTCCCGCAGGCCGAGTTCTTCGAGTTTGGCGCGGGAGGGTTTCGCGGTCTCAAGGTCCCAGCCTGCCGCCTGCAGGTACTCCTGCTCAAGCGTCTTCACGTCCAGCGTGAAGTCGGCGTGGGGGCCGGCCCTGAGCGCCTCACCGTCGCCGCCCCAGACCCGGCCCGGGACGTGACGCTTGGTCACGATGTCGCCTTCGCGCACGGCAAAGGCCATGCGGAGGTTGGCGATGCGCTCGCCCGCCTTGAGTATCTCTTCGTTGGTCGTGTCCCAGCCGGTGGTCATGTTGATCCACTGGGGGATGCGGTTGTTCGGCGCCGCGGACATGATGAACTGGCACATGCCGGCCGCGTTCACGACGTGCATGAACTCGGATGCGCCCTTGTGGTGCTGGCCGCGGCCCTCGGCGACCGCCTTGTCCCGATTGCGGGGCGCAATGCCCCACTCCGGCCTGGCGCTGCCCTCGTACTGCGTGTGGCGCGCCGGTGTCGGGTCGAGCTTGTATGTCGTGTAGTACTCGGGGTTCAGCTTGGGGTCGTGCATCGGCAGCTCTTCGCCGGCGATGGCGATGGCGAAGCGCTTCGAGGCAGGGCCGATCTTTTCGGACGCTTTCGCGACGCCGTCGGCGAACAGCTCGCCCACGCCCTCACGCCGGCCCATCTTGTGCAGGAGCTCGATGACTGCATCGGTGTTGCCCCAGCGCAGGTCGATGCCGTCCGTGTCCTCCTTCGTGATGAGCCCGTTCTCGTAGCACTCCATGGCGAACGCCACCGTCGCCCCGGCGGCGATCGTGTCGACGCCGTACTGGTTGCAGAGGTGGTTGACGTAGATCAGCGACTCCAGGTCGCCGTTCAGGGTCATGGTGCCGAAGGCAGCCGCCGTCTCGTACTCCGGCCGGTGGGTGTTCTCCGGATACGGGTACTTTGGGTTCTCCGAGGCGAAGCTCTCGGCACCACACGCCAGCGGGCAGTGCCAGCAAGCGTACTTCTTCTTCATCCTGGCGTTGAAGTTGTCGCCCGTGAGCGCCTGGGCGGCCGGGAAGTCTGTGATGCCGGCCCCGCCCCAGTTCTTCACTGGCGAGTCGCCGGAGAAGGCAGAAGTGTTGGTGATGCCCGTCGTACCGTAGCTGCGGAAGAAGTTCGCCAGCGGCGCCCGGAACTCGTCCAGGGAGGTCCGCACCATCTGGAACTTGTCCTTGTCGCCCGCGATGATCGACCTGGACGCCAGCACTACGACGGCCTTGACCTTCTTCGACCCCATCACCGCGCCGAGACCGCTGCGCGCCGCGAGGCGCCCGCGCTCGTTGCAGATCCCGGCCATGAGCGAGAGGTGCTCGCCGGCCGGCCCGATGCAGGCAACGCTGGCTTTCTTGCCGTGGCGCTCCTTCAGCTTGTCCTCACAGTCGATCGCGAGCATGCCCCAGAGGTCTGAGGCGTCGCGGATCTCGACCTGGTCGTCCTGGATCAGCAAGTAAACGGGTGTCTCCGACCGTCCGTAGAAGAGGACGCCGTCCCAGCCTGCCAGCTTGAGGAAGGGACCAAAGTCGCCGCCGGCGTTGGCGTCGCCCCAGCCGTTGTTCTTGGGCGACTTCGCCACAGCCTGATAGCGGATGCCGAACAGGGGCGTGCCCGTGAGCAGACCCGGCATGAGGCCGAGGACGTTCTCCGGACCCAGCGGGTCGGCGCCGGCCGGAATGCGGTCGAAGAGCAACCGTGCGCCCAGACCGTAGCCGCCCAGGTACTCGCGATAGAGGTTCTCCGGAATGTGCTCGACCTCGGTCCGCCCCTGCGAGAGGTAAACGTTGAGGATCTTGCCGTTGAATGCCTTCTCGCCCTCTGCCATGCGCTCCTCCTGACCTACGGACCAGCTTTGCGACCGTCAGCCGAACGCGGGGACTGACTTCGGTTCCGGAATTATAGCCGAGGGCTGCGAATAACCACAGTGACGGCTTCCAGAATTCACCCTCGCGCAAGGAGCGGGGCGGGATTGCCAGCCGGCCAGACCGCGGCCCACACTGCTCTCGTGACCATTCCCATCAAGCTGGCCTATGCGGCCGCAGTGGCGGCCTTGCTGGTACTCCTTGTCGCCTTCGGGACGCGCGCCATCGCCGCCGCCCCTCAGCCACCCCAGTACCCTACGCCGCCGATTGGCAGACCGCCTGTCGTCCCGCCTCCGGCCACCACCGGCCCCCAGGCGCCCCCTGCCATCGTCACGCCGGTCCCGGACGAGCTTGTGCGTTACGAGCAGGAGCAGCGTGACTTCCAACGCGCCGTCGAGCGCTACGAGGACCGCCGGCGCGAGTACCGCCGCAACGTCTTCCTGGCGAGCGCCGCCGTAGCCATCGCCGCAATCGCGGGCGGCGCGGCGCTATGGGCAAGCTTTGACGCCCTGAGCCTGGGCTTCATCGCCGGCGGCTTTGCCACCCTGCTCTACGGTGTCCTGCAGGCCGGGAGCGACCTGGACGAAATCAGCCCGGCTCTGATCTTCGTGGTGGCGCTCGCCGGGTTCGCGCTCGTGCTCGGGGCAGGCTACCGCTGGCTCGCCTCCTCGCCGCCGAAGCGGTGAGCCGTCCGCTTCAGGCCAAGTCCTTTGCCATGCAGACGCTGAGCGGCGAGTCAACGTACTCGCCGAAGGGCTCGATGCGGCGGAAGCCAGCGCTCTCGTACACCCGTATCGCCTCCGGCTGCCGCACGCCCGTCTCCAGCACCAGGCGCCTCGCGCCAAGCCGGCGGGCCTCCGTCTCGAGCGCGGCCACAACCGCCTTCGCGACGCCGCGCCCGCGCGCTTCCCGGACCGTGTACATGCGCTTGAGCTCCGCCTCCGTCTCGGAAATCAGGCGCACGGCGCCGCACCCGACGGGCCGCTCGCCGGCGTAAGCGAGCAGGAATGCTCCCCTCCCCGGGCCTACCTCGTCCGGGTCCAGCCGGAAGTGGGTCGCTCCAGGCTCGGGATAGCGGCTCAGGAGCTCCGCGTCCAGCTCCCGTATGAGGGCCTGCGCGACCTCGGAGAGCAGGTCAGCGTGCGCGATGCGCAGCGCGGGAGCTTCCTTACGGCGCGCGATCTCCTCGGCGAACCAGTGCACGAACTCGAGTTGCGCCCGGTTCTCAGGCCAGGCCCGGGCGCGGCGTACTTCCGCCAGGGCCTCCTCGGCCCCCATTCCGAGGGCAATGAGGATGCACGAGCTCACGGTGCCGGTGCGGCCGATGCCGCCGGCGCAGTGCAGCATCAGCGAGGCGCCGGCCTGCAGCTCGGCCACAACCTCGTCGATCAGGCTCGCAAACCCATCTCCTCGCGCCGGGGCCCGGAAGTCTTCGATCGGATGCTCGATCACCCGCCAGGCGTGGGAGCCGTCGTTCAGGGCCTGGTGGTAGTGCGGCGACTTGTGCTCGATCTCGTCGCGAGGGTTCAGGCAGAGCACGGTTGTCACGCCCAGGTACTCCGCCTCCGCAATGTCCTGCTCGAATGGGCGGTAGCGGCCCGGCATGGACGAGAGGTAGAGGCGTCCAGGGACGCCGCCAGGGAGCGGCAGCGGACGAAAGCCGAGGCTGCCTGAGGTCACGAGCAGAGTCTTGCCGTCCCGATGCCCTACGCGCAAGCCGGGATTAGGGTTCCTGCTACGCGCCGCGCGCTCGCCCTTATGCGCCGGTCATGCCCCTTCGTCCTAATGTCGAACTCGGGGACAAGGAGGAAGATATGCCCGCGAAGACAGAGAAGCAGCGCAAGTTCATGGGCGCGGAGCTCGCGCGCAAGCGAGCCGGCAAGAAGACAAAGACCGGGATGAGCGAGAAGAAGCTCGAGGAGATGGCGAGCAAGAAAAAGGGCTAGAGTTGCCCTCGACCTTCGAGTTCCCTTGGCGCAGCTGGCGTTTCGAAGCCTGACGGCGGGAAAGCAGCATCAGGGCGGCCCGGGCTTTCGACTCGGCTCAGACCTCATAGGTCGCCCCTTCCCAGCCCGGCTTGAAGTCGAATGGGAGCTCCTGGCGCACCAGGTCCGCGCACAGGCGGTCCAGCATGTCATCCGAGTGGTCGGGGTCATGGTGAAAGCCGACCAGGCGCCTGACCTCGGCCGCGATCGCGAACTGGATGGCCTGGGTCATGGAGCTATGCCCCCAGCCGATGCGCGCCAGGTACTCTTCGTCCGTGTACTGGGCATCGTGGATGAGGAGGTCGGCGCCGAGCGCCAGGGCGTAGCCTGAGATCCAGTCCGGCCGGCCCGGAAAGACGCGGGCGCCGAGCGCCGGCTCATGGTCCGGGATGTACGTGAGCGCCTTGCCAGCCTCCTCGATGCGGTAGCCGACACTCGACCCGGGGTGGCAGACCAGGTCGGCGCACACCCGCAGGCCTTCGATCTCGAAAGGCTGGAGCGGTACGTCGTGCAGGGTGATGTCCGAAGGCAGCTCGCGCAGCGGGACGGGGAAGAGGGGCGGGGACAAGTATCGCCCCAGGCGCATCCGCAGGTTCATCGTCGTCGATGGCGGACCCCAAATGTGGATCACCCGGCCGGGCTGAAACAGGGGCGCGAAGAACCCGAGGCCCTGGATGTGATCGACGTGAAGATGCGACAGCAGGATGTCGATGCGTCCCTCTTCCGAGGCCAGCGCCAGACCGAGGCGCCGTATGCCCGTCCCCGCATCGAGGACCAGGGTCGCGCCTCCCCGCGAACGCACCTCGACGCATGCCGTGTTGCCTCCGTAGCCAACGGTCTCCGGCCCCGGCGCCGCGAGCGAGCCCCGGGTGCCCCAGAGCGTGGCCTTCATGGTTTGCTCTCCCACAGAAGCGCCACCGCGCCCAGGTGGCG
This genomic stretch from Dehalococcoidia bacterium harbors:
- a CDS encoding carboxymuconolactone decarboxylase family protein — encoded protein: MARLPYLNQEDLSDENKRLLQRPANLFRLLVHSPEGFRNFSRLGGWIRNGSTLDPRLRELAILQVGYLTDAAYEWTHHIKLGRDDFGVSDEDIRGLVMETQGGGSALPQLERLVLRAAREMTDELRVSDEAFEGLKQHLSDEHIVDLFLTIAYYNLVVRMIHSLDVDLEPEYERILQEFPLDV
- a CDS encoding XdhC/CoxI family protein is translated as MSERGGANALIAVEVLRAAREGNPVAVATIIAAPEDARPGAGDKLLVRQDGSTLGHFPRGLQEAVIEDARAALTAFPRIATQSFYYRPEGGRIHRLEARGGADAYEVMIEVTEAPATLLIVGGGHIGLSLATMGAHLGFSVAVVDDREMYANAERFPMADRVMAGDVAAHLRAFPISSNTYVVLVSRGHKVDELALREVVGRGAAYVGMIGSKRRVSTVLRHLAEEGYPVADLERVYTPIGLDIGAETPEEIAVSILAEIIMVRRGGKGGQMREGRPPIRAGARAS
- a CDS encoding aldehyde ferredoxin oxidoreductase family protein, which gives rise to MAEGEKAFNGKILNVYLSQGRTEVEHIPENLYREYLGGYGLGARLLFDRIPAGADPLGPENVLGLMPGLLTGTPLFGIRYQAVAKSPKNNGWGDANAGGDFGPFLKLAGWDGVLFYGRSETPVYLLIQDDQVEIRDASDLWGMLAIDCEDKLKERHGKKASVACIGPAGEHLSLMAGICNERGRLAARSGLGAVMGSKKVKAVVVLASRSIIAGDKDKFQMVRTSLDEFRAPLANFFRSYGTTGITNTSAFSGDSPVKNWGGAGITDFPAAQALTGDNFNARMKKKYACWHCPLACGAESFASENPKYPYPENTHRPEYETAAAFGTMTLNGDLESLIYVNHLCNQYGVDTIAAGATVAFAMECYENGLITKEDTDGIDLRWGNTDAVIELLHKMGRREGVGELFADGVAKASEKIGPASKRFAIAIAGEELPMHDPKLNPEYYTTYKLDPTPARHTQYEGSARPEWGIAPRNRDKAVAEGRGQHHKGASEFMHVVNAAGMCQFIMSAAPNNRIPQWINMTTGWDTTNEEILKAGERIANLRMAFAVREGDIVTKRHVPGRVWGGDGEALRAGPHADFTLDVKTLEQEYLQAAGWDLETAKPSRAKLEELGLRDVADAIAAV
- a CDS encoding GNAT family N-acetyltransferase encodes the protein MRVGHRDGKTLLVTSGSLGFRPLPLPGGVPGRLYLSSMPGRYRPFEQDIAEAEYLGVTTVLCLNPRDEIEHKSPHYHQALNDGSHAWRVIEHPIEDFRAPARGDGFASLIDEVVAELQAGASLMLHCAGGIGRTGTVSSCILIALGMGAEEALAEVRRARAWPENRAQLEFVHWFAEEIARRKEAPALRIAHADLLSEVAQALIRELDAELLSRYPEPGATHFRLDPDEVGPGRGAFLLAYAGERPVGCGAVRLISETEAELKRMYTVREARGRGVAKAVVAALETEARRLGARRLVLETGVRQPEAIRVYESAGFRRIEPFGEYVDSPLSVCMAKDLA
- a CDS encoding DUF3008 domain-containing protein — its product is MPAKTEKQRKFMGAELARKRAGKKTKTGMSEKKLEEMASKKKG
- a CDS encoding MBL fold metallo-hydrolase codes for the protein MKATLWGTRGSLAAPGPETVGYGGNTACVEVRSRGGATLVLDAGTGIRRLGLALASEEGRIDILLSHLHVDHIQGLGFFAPLFQPGRVIHIWGPPSTTMNLRMRLGRYLSPPLFPVPLRELPSDITLHDVPLQPFEIEGLRVCADLVCHPGSSVGYRIEEAGKALTYIPDHEPALGARVFPGRPDWISGYALALGADLLIHDAQYTDEEYLARIGWGHSSMTQAIQFAIAAEVRRLVGFHHDPDHSDDMLDRLCADLVRQELPFDFKPGWEGATYEV